DNA sequence from the Poecile atricapillus isolate bPoeAtr1 chromosome 4, bPoeAtr1.hap1, whole genome shotgun sequence genome:
TAGCTGAGCTTCTCGGAGCGCGTGCGCTTGAGCAGAGGGAACCATTCCCAGAAGGGAAGCTCCACCACCACGTAACCCAGCAGCCGCAGCTGCCGCCGCTTCAGGcagtgcagccccagcagccgcTTGGAGCCGTAGCAGAAGTGGTTCCTGTTGGACACCTGCAGTGCCAGCCTCACTTCCCGAGGCTGCCAGCGCCCTGCTTTAGGCTCAGCCTGTGATTTGGAACCTGCAGGAAGGGCTGCACCCCAGCACGGTGCTCCTGCTGCGTCCTGTCCGGGAATCCTGGCTTCATTTCCCACTTCCGTGGGACTCTGGTTATGAGCTCTCCCCTGTATGAGCTGAGCCATTAAATCATCTGTCAGACTAACTCCCACGTCCTTCAGCTTCTGGGCTGCCACAGGACCCTTGAAATTGAAAGGGATGGGATGTCCATCGGTGGCCAAACGCACCTCCAGGTCGCTGGACCTGGTGTGGGGCAGGATCATGTGGTTCTTCACGTACTCAGGGCCTCCCAACATGCTCTCGAGGAGGGATGTGGCTTCCAAGATTTCAGGCCTGACGTAGATTTCCCGTTCTGCAAAGCTTGAAACCATCTCAGTGAACTCTTGACAAAGCTGGGGTGGGAGGAGGCTGCCTTGGTAGGTCGGGCACTCGATTTCAACGCTCCTACCCAGGGTGAACAGATCTTTGTCAAGCTCATATTTGCTACCTCTGGTTTTCTGGACAAACTCCTCCCTCAAAGCAAAGTCTATCAGCTCCTCTGGGAAGCGTTTGACAAATGCCAGGCCAAGCAGAGCAGTAAGGAGATGCTCTGGAAACTTGCTGAACTCATGGAGTTTTGCATGCAATTGTTTTATCAGGCTGGAGTAAAACTCCTCGTTGGGAGGTTCATAGTCCAGGCACCCAAAGGACCACAGGAATTTGGCAGCATCCTTGCTCCGGCAGTAGAACACCTTGGAAGGCAACGAGGTGGCTACAGCAGTCAAAACATCCTCGTCAAAGAAGTGCAGGGATGAATAGGTGAGAGTGATGTGCATGATGCCCTGGATGTTTGTTGCAGGAATCCGAGCGGGAATGACCCTCCCGAGCTCCCTCATGAGGGGCAGGTGGTCCATGCGGGTGTAGCGGAGCATCTTGAGCACGTTCACCAAGGCGTAGGTGCTCATGTCCTCCATCTGCAGGGACACCCTGTCCGCAATCCTCCTCATGACGTGGTCAGAAATCCCACTGAGGGACTTGAAGAGCCCCAAGCAGATGGCACCCAGCTCCTCCAAGGTGAAGGCATCCAAGTGTTTCAGGATGGTGCTCTCCACCTTCTGCACCAAATCCGCGGGCGACCTTCGGCCTTCCCCGATGATGTAAAGGAGCTGCACAAACCTGGGCAAGGTGAGGTCCTTCCAGTGCAGGTTGGCATAGCTGAACAGAATGGCCAGGTAGGAGGGCACGCTGCGCTCCAGGCAGCGCCAGCAATCcgccaccagcagcagctgctccaggcccaTGTCCCACGCCCGCCGGCAGAACTCGGCCTCGCACGCGTCGAGCAGGGGGTGGGAGGCTGGCACGGCCAAAGGGACACAAGCCTTTAAAATCTGGATGAGATCTGGGGTGCTGAACAGCCTGATGGCCGTGCCAGCACGGTGACACAGGGCACTGAACCTGCGATCGGACGCCAGCGCCGCGCGTCGCTCCGCCGGCAAACGGCTCAGCTTGAGGAAATAATCCGTGAGAATTCCAGGGCTGCCCTCACACCCGGCCACACTCTGTAAAATCGAGTCCCCCTCCTCTGCAgggaggggctgtgctggctcagcTCTGTCACAGCTGAGAGATCTGTACTCGGGCCTCCCCTTCTGGAACATGCGGGGGTCCTCCTTGGAGTCGTGCATTTCCcgtttttccttctctgcttcctCCTTGTGCAGCGTGGCCAGGATTGTCTGCTCCACTCGTGGGCTGGACTTGGGCTTGGGCAGAGCATTCCTGACGGGTGACAAAGCTCGGGAAGAGGCAGTGGGGAATGTCCGTGGAGCCTGCACGGTGCCAGGGCCGGTGAAGGTGTCACCGAgggcctggctgctgtccctatCCACgtgctgctgggagccagccctgcctttgccatgggcagctggATCATACAACACTCTGTAGTCCTGAGGCTTCAGCAGCTGGATTGTAGCCCCGGGTTCGCCCCCAGTCTTGGCTGCTCCTGGCTTATCTCGCTTTTCCTTCTTGCTCTTGCTGCTTCCACGCTTGGCTGTGGTCGAAAGCGCTGTCaccctgctcagcctggggaatCTTCGGCACATTAGCACCGTAGCCATGGATCTCAACTTATTGGGGCTCAGAACTGCTTCCAGGTACTGAAAAAAGGGCAGACGGACAGTGAGTGGCCTCCACCTCACAGGCAGCACGTTTTAATCAATCCTTTACGCTACCGAAGGCCAGGGCAGCTGGGTCCCTGCAAAGCCACTATGGAATGTCACCTCATGCAAAGGCAGCTCAGGACGAGCACCCGGGTGACCTGGGGTTGGAGCAGAAGGCAGCCAGGCATGACCTGCTACTCAGCAGACATGAGAAAACCTGGCACGGACTGGgagagtaaagaaaaaaaaaaaaaaaaaaaaaaatcaaaatcactgttttttcatttttaagagacccaag
Encoded proteins:
- the FASTKD5 gene encoding FAST kinase domain-containing protein 5, mitochondrial; this translates as MDSDTFHHPRWLQAPSNLSWSTVRDPGAATAPRAAPRARGGSQGPTLQEQPRGRHGGAHVTRRVSRDLESRGHAGRGRAPRATGATRRPRARWEPEVASPARDRKRREEAKGAGGGGGGGGGGAGAAPYLEAVLSPNKLRSMATVLMCRRFPRLSRVTALSTTAKRGSSKSKKEKRDKPGAAKTGGEPGATIQLLKPQDYRVLYDPAAHGKGRAGSQQHVDRDSSQALGDTFTGPGTVQAPRTFPTASSRALSPVRNALPKPKSSPRVEQTILATLHKEEAEKEKREMHDSKEDPRMFQKGRPEYRSLSCDRAEPAQPLPAEEGDSILQSVAGCEGSPGILTDYFLKLSRLPAERRAALASDRRFSALCHRAGTAIRLFSTPDLIQILKACVPLAVPASHPLLDACEAEFCRRAWDMGLEQLLLVADCWRCLERSVPSYLAILFSYANLHWKDLTLPRFVQLLYIIGEGRRSPADLVQKVESTILKHLDAFTLEELGAICLGLFKSLSGISDHVMRRIADRVSLQMEDMSTYALVNVLKMLRYTRMDHLPLMRELGRVIPARIPATNIQGIMHITLTYSSLHFFDEDVLTAVATSLPSKVFYCRSKDAAKFLWSFGCLDYEPPNEEFYSSLIKQLHAKLHEFSKFPEHLLTALLGLAFVKRFPEELIDFALREEFVQKTRGSKYELDKDLFTLGRSVEIECPTYQGSLLPPQLCQEFTEMVSSFAEREIYVRPEILEATSLLESMLGGPEYVKNHMILPHTRSSDLEVRLATDGHPIPFNFKGPVAAQKLKDVGVSLTDDLMAQLIQGRAHNQSPTEVGNEARIPGQDAAGAPCWGAALPAGSKSQAEPKAGRWQPREVRLALQVSNRNHFCYGSKRLLGLHCLKRRQLRLLGYVVVELPFWEWFPLLKRTRSEKLSYLHYKVFCPELLSRAG